A single region of the Plantactinospora soyae genome encodes:
- a CDS encoding SGNH/GDSL hydrolase family protein produces the protein MGSPRLRTLVSVAAVVAVAAASVPAGPAVAGQPARHPAGTLGWSGGWATAVQQPWPGYEAPNWSLDGFTDQTLRQVVRISTAGTRARIRLTNRYGSQPLRLTGATIGRTGNGADVRPGTLRPLTFGGSRATTIAPGRDLASDPLTLAIRPLERLTVTLYFAGSTGPATFHEGALATVYRADGDLRFQPSGAAFTSGPSQSWYYLAGVDVSGGPVRGGGTVVTYGDSIIDGYGSTPDADNRYSDELAERLTRAGSPLAVVNTGLNGGLLLTDYPCFAGDSGLTRFRADVLDQPGVRTAIVHLGLNDIAVAGMPLPCAAPPKLTDAKPLINGHRALIRAAHARGVKVIGATLIPVKDVPYYYDAEKEAIRDALNHWIRTSGEYDAVVDFDRILADPGDADALAPAYKAADGMHVNDAGTKVMADAVNLKVLRNG, from the coding sequence ATGGGATCGCCCCGTCTTCGTACCCTCGTCTCCGTCGCCGCAGTGGTCGCGGTGGCCGCGGCCAGCGTCCCGGCCGGGCCGGCCGTCGCTGGCCAGCCCGCGCGGCATCCCGCCGGCACGCTCGGCTGGTCGGGCGGCTGGGCCACCGCCGTCCAGCAGCCATGGCCGGGCTACGAGGCGCCCAACTGGTCGCTCGACGGCTTCACCGACCAGACCCTCCGGCAGGTCGTCCGGATCAGCACCGCCGGAACCCGGGCCCGGATCCGCCTCACCAACCGGTACGGCAGCCAGCCGCTCCGGCTCACCGGGGCGACGATCGGCCGGACCGGGAACGGCGCCGACGTCCGGCCGGGGACCCTGCGACCGCTGACCTTCGGCGGCTCCCGGGCCACCACGATCGCACCCGGTCGCGACCTCGCGTCCGACCCGTTGACGCTGGCCATCCGGCCGCTGGAGCGGCTGACCGTCACCCTGTACTTCGCCGGGTCCACCGGCCCGGCCACGTTCCACGAGGGGGCGTTGGCAACCGTCTACCGGGCCGACGGCGACCTCCGGTTCCAGCCGAGCGGGGCCGCCTTCACGAGCGGGCCCAGCCAGTCCTGGTACTACCTCGCCGGGGTGGACGTCAGCGGCGGCCCGGTCCGGGGCGGCGGCACGGTGGTGACGTACGGCGACTCGATCATCGACGGGTACGGCTCCACCCCCGACGCCGACAACCGCTACTCCGACGAGTTGGCCGAACGACTCACCCGGGCCGGCAGCCCGCTCGCAGTGGTCAACACCGGACTCAACGGTGGCCTGCTGCTCACCGACTACCCCTGCTTCGCCGGTGACTCGGGGCTGACCCGGTTCCGCGCGGACGTGCTCGACCAGCCCGGCGTGCGGACCGCGATCGTGCACCTCGGACTGAACGACATCGCCGTCGCCGGCATGCCGCTGCCCTGCGCCGCCCCGCCGAAGCTGACCGACGCGAAGCCACTCATCAACGGGCACCGGGCCCTGATCCGCGCCGCCCACGCCCGAGGAGTCAAGGTCATCGGTGCGACGCTGATTCCGGTGAAGGACGTGCCGTACTACTACGACGCGGAGAAGGAAGCGATCCGCGACGCCCTCAACCACTGGATCCGGACCAGTGGCGAGTACGACGCCGTCGTCGACTTCGACCGGATCCTGGCCGACCCCGGTGACGCCGACGCGCTGGCACCGGCGTACAAGGCGGCGGACGGCATGCACGTCAACGACGCCGGTACGAAGGTGATGGCCGACGCGGTCAACCTGAAGGTGCTCCGGAACGGCTGA
- a CDS encoding SRPBCC family protein has translation MTAALTVRARAAAPTKNVWHALTDAAELRVWLAEHAEVELPHRYEFWGRYIPEGDAPHQRPVHVGDNTLRFTWLLDGEETTTEIQLTEESPDSTIVSLSQSHWSFEDAMSGTTIRGVLQTYWSLAIANLVDHVEGRPITPRTDFTSSTFREELLIDAPADAIYDSLTDSAKASEWFGYPVGIEPVVGGRWAMGGFDNNPNPAKVLDLTPGRAMTVDWGPVGVVTWELEESAGKTKLSFVQSGFDTGNPPYGAWAGWLSGLAELRRYHELADWRPIWLPEPTDNASVDASATA, from the coding sequence ATGACCGCAGCACTGACCGTCCGCGCCCGCGCCGCCGCACCGACCAAGAACGTCTGGCACGCCCTCACCGACGCCGCCGAGCTGCGCGTCTGGCTGGCCGAACACGCCGAGGTCGAGCTGCCGCACCGGTACGAGTTCTGGGGGCGCTACATCCCGGAGGGCGACGCCCCGCACCAGCGACCGGTGCACGTCGGCGACAACACGCTCCGGTTCACCTGGCTGCTGGACGGCGAGGAGACCACCACCGAGATCCAGCTCACCGAGGAGAGCCCGGACTCCACCATCGTGTCGCTGTCGCAGAGCCACTGGAGCTTCGAGGACGCGATGAGTGGCACCACCATCCGGGGTGTGCTGCAGACGTACTGGTCGCTGGCGATCGCCAACCTGGTCGACCACGTCGAGGGCCGGCCGATCACCCCCAGGACCGACTTCACCTCCTCGACCTTCCGCGAGGAGCTGCTGATCGACGCCCCGGCCGACGCCATCTACGACTCGTTGACCGACTCGGCCAAGGCCAGCGAGTGGTTCGGCTACCCGGTCGGCATCGAGCCCGTCGTCGGCGGGCGGTGGGCGATGGGTGGCTTCGACAACAACCCCAACCCCGCCAAGGTGCTCGACCTGACTCCCGGCCGGGCGATGACGGTCGACTGGGGACCCGTCGGGGTCGTGACCTGGGAGCTGGAGGAGAGCGCGGGCAAGACCAAGCTGTCCTTCGTACAGAGCGGCTTCGACACCGGGAACCCGCCGTACGGGGCGTGGGCCGGGTGGCTCAGCGGGCTCGCCGAGCTGCGCCGCTACCACGAGCTGGCCGACTGGCGGCCGATCTGGCTCCCCGAGCCCACCGACAACGCCTCCGTGGACGCATCCGCCACCGCCTGA
- a CDS encoding winged helix-turn-helix domain-containing protein, protein MRDVMYLEQIEQAETLLKPQRIEVLRQLAEPHTCTEVATQLGQTPQRVYYHVKRLVEAGLVDQVSERKVRGIHEGIYQASARSYWLSPRLVGRLGLRKTQDEMSLGYLLNLMEEVQADIAGLDRTAPELPSIGVSGEIRVPAEQRQQFLTDLQTALQDLFTRYGGSEGDAFKLAVACYPHGSSK, encoded by the coding sequence ATGAGAGACGTGATGTACCTGGAGCAGATCGAGCAGGCGGAGACCCTGCTCAAGCCGCAGCGGATCGAGGTGCTGCGGCAACTCGCCGAGCCGCACACCTGCACCGAGGTGGCGACCCAACTCGGCCAGACCCCGCAACGGGTCTACTACCACGTCAAGCGCCTGGTCGAGGCCGGCCTCGTCGACCAGGTGTCCGAACGCAAGGTCCGCGGCATCCACGAGGGCATCTACCAGGCGAGCGCCAGGTCGTACTGGCTCTCACCCCGGCTGGTCGGCCGGCTCGGCCTGCGCAAGACACAGGACGAGATGAGCCTCGGCTACCTGCTGAACCTGATGGAGGAGGTCCAGGCCGACATCGCCGGGCTCGACCGGACCGCCCCGGAACTGCCGTCCATCGGGGTCTCCGGCGAGATCCGGGTGCCGGCGGAGCAACGCCAGCAGTTCCTGACCGACCTGCAGACCGCACTGCAAGACCTGTTCACCCGCTACGGCGGCTCCGAAGGCGACGCCTTCAAGCTCGCCGTGGCCTGTTATCCACATGGGAGTTCGAAATGA
- a CDS encoding HNH endonuclease family protein translates to MLALGGVAGCTSVETPPPGTTDTADTAAQLDQLTVAAAASMRGYSRERFPHWRNAGKNCDVRDTVLQRDGTGIKLSGCNVVGGRWSSRYDKRTLADPSDVDIDHMVPLANAWRSGADDWNDDKRGDFANDLDRPQLVAVSASSNRAKGDQDPSQWKPSNRDDWCGYAEDWIAVKHHWRLSVTTAEKAALDDMLGSC, encoded by the coding sequence GTGCTCGCCCTCGGCGGTGTGGCCGGCTGCACCTCCGTGGAGACGCCGCCGCCCGGCACGACCGACACGGCCGACACGGCCGCCCAACTCGACCAGCTCACCGTCGCGGCCGCCGCCTCGATGCGGGGCTACAGCCGGGAACGCTTCCCGCACTGGCGCAACGCGGGCAAGAACTGCGACGTCCGGGACACCGTGCTCCAACGCGACGGCACCGGCATCAAGCTCTCCGGCTGCAACGTCGTCGGTGGGCGCTGGTCGAGCCGGTACGACAAGCGGACCCTCGCCGACCCCTCGGACGTGGACATCGACCACATGGTGCCGCTGGCCAACGCCTGGCGTTCGGGTGCGGACGACTGGAACGACGACAAGCGCGGCGACTTCGCCAACGACCTGGACCGGCCGCAACTGGTCGCCGTCTCGGCCTCCTCGAACCGGGCCAAGGGCGACCAGGACCCGTCCCAGTGGAAGCCGTCGAACCGGGACGACTGGTGTGGGTACGCCGAGGACTGGATCGCGGTCAAGCACCACTGGCGGCTCTCCGTGACCACCGCCGAGAAGGCCGCGCTCGACGACATGCTGGGGAGCTGTTGA
- a CDS encoding MFS transporter encodes MGTVAGRGTLLAAVVASGMVFLDATVVNVALPHLGSELHASTAGLQWTLNGYLLTLAAFVLLGGALGDRLGRRRIFVFGVLAFCAASVLCGAAQSIEWLIAARFLQGLGGALLTPGSLALLQSSFHPDERGRVIGAWSGLAGVSTALGPFLGGWLIDALSWRFIFFLNLPLAVVVLIAAYRWTPESRAEGAASRRFDVAGSLLGALGLAGITYALVEAQQLGPGSVQVVVAAVLGVVASVGFVLLERGRGERAMLPPTLFGSRLFSVLNLYTVLIYAALSGLTFFFSVYLQNVVGYSALMTGLATLPLTIWLLIGSARSGALAARIGPRPQLSIGPLIAAAGLLLLHGISRGDSYWTDILPGIALFGLGMTLVVAPLTASVLAAAPDRLAGAASGLNNAASRVGGLLAVSALPLVVGLSGGGYERSGQLTPAYRAAVLWSAGLMVLGAILAMVLVHRPGREPRKSRPCPALPPPPTHLHEPDQDADRSRVEQHRS; translated from the coding sequence ATGGGCACCGTGGCCGGCCGGGGCACCCTGCTCGCCGCCGTCGTCGCCTCCGGCATGGTCTTCCTCGACGCGACGGTGGTCAACGTGGCGTTGCCCCACCTGGGCTCGGAGCTGCACGCGAGCACCGCCGGCCTACAGTGGACACTCAACGGCTACCTGCTGACCCTGGCCGCCTTTGTGCTGCTCGGCGGGGCGCTGGGCGACCGGCTGGGGCGCCGCCGGATCTTCGTCTTCGGCGTACTGGCGTTCTGCGCCGCCTCCGTGCTCTGCGGGGCCGCACAGAGCATCGAGTGGCTCATCGCCGCACGCTTCCTCCAGGGGCTCGGCGGCGCGCTGCTGACGCCGGGCTCGCTGGCCCTGCTCCAGTCGAGCTTCCATCCGGACGAGCGGGGCCGGGTGATCGGCGCCTGGTCCGGGCTGGCCGGCGTGTCGACCGCGCTCGGCCCGTTCCTCGGCGGCTGGCTCATCGACGCGCTCTCCTGGCGGTTCATCTTCTTCCTCAACCTGCCGCTCGCGGTGGTCGTACTGATCGCCGCGTACCGCTGGACGCCGGAGAGCCGGGCCGAGGGGGCGGCGAGCCGCCGGTTCGACGTGGCCGGCTCGCTGCTCGGCGCGCTGGGCCTGGCCGGCATCACGTACGCCCTGGTCGAGGCCCAGCAGCTCGGACCCGGTTCCGTCCAGGTGGTGGTCGCGGCGGTGCTCGGGGTGGTCGCCTCGGTCGGGTTCGTGCTGCTCGAACGGGGCCGGGGTGAGCGGGCCATGCTGCCGCCGACACTCTTCGGCAGCCGGCTGTTCAGCGTGCTCAACCTCTACACCGTGCTGATCTACGCCGCGCTGAGCGGCCTCACCTTCTTCTTCTCCGTCTACCTCCAGAACGTCGTCGGCTACTCCGCCCTGATGACGGGCCTGGCCACCCTGCCACTGACGATCTGGCTGCTGATCGGCTCGGCCAGGTCCGGCGCGCTGGCCGCCCGGATCGGACCCCGCCCGCAACTCTCGATCGGGCCACTGATCGCCGCCGCCGGGCTGCTCCTGCTGCACGGCATCAGCCGTGGCGACTCGTACTGGACCGACATTCTGCCCGGAATCGCCCTCTTCGGGCTCGGCATGACCCTGGTGGTGGCGCCGCTGACCGCCTCAGTGCTGGCCGCCGCCCCCGACCGGCTCGCCGGAGCGGCCAGTGGGCTCAACAACGCGGCGTCCCGGGTCGGCGGACTGCTCGCCGTCTCCGCACTGCCGCTGGTGGTCGGGCTCTCCGGCGGTGGGTACGAGCGTTCCGGGCAGCTCACCCCGGCGTACCGGGCCGCGGTGCTGTGGTCCGCCGGACTGATGGTGCTCGGCGCGATCCTCGCGATGGTGCTGGTGCACCGGCCGGGACGCGAGCCCCGCAAGTCCCGGCCGTGTCCGGCCCTGCCGCCGCCGCCCACCCACCTGCACGAGCCGGACCAGGATGCGGACCGGAGCCGGGTGGAGCAGCACCGCTCGTAG
- the leuA gene encoding 2-isopropylmalate synthase — protein sequence MAQQAGTTDADPIARQRPSRMPFQRYQPYHQQFAIDLPDRQWPTRRIDAAPRWCAVDLRDGNQALIDPMSPERKRRMFHLLVQMGYKEIEVGFPSASQTDFDFVRQLIEQDLIPDDVTIQVLTQCREHLIDRTFESIRGAKRAIVHFYNSTSTLQRRVVFGLDKAGITDIATQGARLCQKYAEIHAPDTEVFYEYSPESYTGTELDYALEVCAAVIEVIDPTPDRPLIINLPATVEMATPNVYADSIEWMHRHLPRRDSVILSLHPHNDRGTGVAAAELGLLAGADRVEGCLFGNGERTGNVDLVTLGLNLFSQGVDPEIDFSNIDEIKRAVEYCNQLPVHERHPYAGDLVYTAFSGSHQDAINKGFDALEADARTADVPIDRYPWAVPYLPIDPKDLGRTYEAVIRVNSQSGKGGVAYVMKTEHHLDLPRRLQIEFSGVVQRVTDDGGGEVEPARMWQLFAEEYLVDQQRQPAVRVDDYAIGTVEGKVEIEAETQFGAGRRSLSATGNGPIDAYVNALQALDIQVRVLDYHEHAMSSGGDAQAAAYVECEVDGQTVWGVGLDANIVTASVRAVTSAVNRALR from the coding sequence ATGGCCCAACAAGCCGGCACCACTGACGCTGATCCGATAGCCCGGCAGCGACCCAGCCGCATGCCGTTCCAGCGCTACCAGCCGTACCACCAGCAGTTCGCGATCGACCTGCCCGACCGGCAGTGGCCGACCCGGCGCATCGACGCCGCGCCGCGCTGGTGCGCCGTGGACCTACGCGACGGCAACCAGGCCCTGATCGACCCGATGTCGCCGGAACGCAAGCGACGGATGTTCCACCTGCTGGTGCAGATGGGCTACAAGGAGATCGAGGTCGGCTTCCCGTCCGCCAGCCAGACCGACTTCGACTTCGTACGGCAGCTGATCGAGCAGGACCTGATCCCGGACGACGTGACCATCCAGGTGCTGACCCAGTGTCGGGAGCACCTGATCGACCGGACCTTCGAGTCGATCCGGGGCGCGAAGCGGGCGATCGTGCACTTCTACAACTCGACCTCCACGCTGCAACGCCGGGTGGTGTTCGGCCTGGACAAGGCCGGGATCACCGACATCGCCACCCAGGGCGCCCGGCTCTGCCAGAAGTACGCCGAGATCCACGCCCCGGACACCGAGGTCTTCTACGAGTACTCGCCGGAGTCGTACACCGGAACGGAACTCGACTACGCGCTGGAGGTCTGCGCGGCGGTGATCGAGGTGATCGACCCCACGCCGGACCGGCCGCTGATCATCAACCTGCCGGCGACCGTCGAGATGGCCACCCCCAACGTCTACGCCGACTCGATCGAGTGGATGCACCGGCACCTGCCCCGCCGCGACAGCGTGATCCTGTCGCTGCACCCGCACAACGACCGCGGCACCGGAGTCGCCGCCGCCGAACTGGGCCTGCTGGCCGGCGCCGACCGGGTCGAGGGCTGCCTGTTCGGCAACGGCGAGCGCACCGGCAACGTCGACCTGGTCACGCTGGGGCTCAACCTGTTCTCCCAGGGCGTCGACCCGGAGATCGACTTCTCGAACATCGACGAGATCAAGCGCGCCGTCGAGTACTGCAACCAGCTTCCGGTGCACGAGCGGCACCCGTACGCGGGTGATCTGGTCTACACCGCGTTCTCCGGCTCGCACCAGGACGCCATCAACAAGGGCTTCGACGCCCTGGAGGCCGACGCCCGCACCGCCGACGTACCGATCGACCGGTACCCGTGGGCGGTGCCGTACCTGCCGATCGACCCGAAGGACCTGGGCCGCACCTACGAGGCCGTTATCCGGGTCAACTCGCAGTCCGGCAAGGGCGGGGTCGCGTACGTCATGAAGACCGAGCACCACCTCGACCTGCCCCGACGGTTGCAGATCGAGTTCTCCGGCGTCGTACAGCGGGTCACCGACGACGGTGGCGGCGAGGTGGAGCCGGCCCGGATGTGGCAGCTCTTCGCCGAGGAGTACCTGGTCGACCAGCAGCGGCAGCCGGCCGTGCGGGTGGACGACTACGCCATCGGCACCGTCGAGGGCAAGGTCGAGATCGAGGCCGAGACGCAGTTCGGCGCCGGCCGGCGGTCCCTCTCCGCGACCGGAAACGGCCCGATCGACGCGTACGTCAACGCGCTCCAGGCACTGGACATCCAGGTACGGGTACTCGACTACCACGAGCACGCGATGTCCTCGGGCGGCGACGCCCAGGCCGCCGCGTACGTGGAGTGCGAGGTCGACGGTCAGACGGTCTGGGGTGTCGGCCTCGACGCCAACATCGTCACCGCCTCGGTCCGAGCGGTGACCAGCGCCGTCAACCGCGCCCTGCGCTGA
- a CDS encoding nitroreductase family protein: MAQLSPLLATRWSPHAFDPVADLTDAEVASLLEAARWAPSADNTQPWRFLVGRRDDEAYKRILVNLTPGNQRWAGRASALLLGAHATTGPTGCPLTHAAYDLGQAVAHLTVQATTLRLYVRQISGFDAAGLRTDLELAPAVRPHVVVAVGRLGDPYSLPEDLRAREVGLRQRRPLTELMLR; encoded by the coding sequence ATGGCCCAGCTCTCCCCGCTGCTCGCGACCCGGTGGAGTCCGCACGCGTTCGACCCGGTCGCCGACCTCACCGACGCCGAGGTCGCGTCGCTGCTCGAGGCGGCCCGGTGGGCTCCCTCCGCCGACAACACCCAGCCCTGGCGCTTCCTGGTGGGCCGGCGCGACGACGAGGCGTACAAGCGGATCCTGGTCAACCTCACCCCGGGCAACCAGCGGTGGGCCGGGCGCGCCTCGGCGCTGCTGCTCGGCGCGCACGCCACCACCGGCCCGACCGGCTGCCCGCTGACCCACGCCGCGTACGACCTGGGCCAGGCCGTGGCACACCTCACGGTCCAGGCCACCACGCTCCGGCTCTACGTACGGCAGATCTCCGGGTTCGACGCGGCCGGGCTCCGTACCGACCTGGAACTGGCCCCGGCGGTACGGCCGCACGTCGTGGTCGCCGTCGGGCGGCTCGGTGACCCGTACTCCCTCCCCGAGGACCTGCGGGCCCGGGAGGTCGGCCTGCGTCAGCGCCGGCCGCTGACCGAGTTGATGCTGCGCTGA
- a CDS encoding aspartate kinase, which translates to MALVVQKYGGSSVADAERIKRVAERIVGARKAGDDVVVVVSAMGDTTDELLDLANQVSPLPPGRELDMLLTAGERISMALVAMAIHNLGYEARSYTGSQAGVLTTSVHGRARIIDVTPGRLRAALNEGAVAIVAGFQGVSQDTKDITTLGRGGSDTTAVALAAALGADVCEIYTDVDGVFTADPRIVPNARHIKTITYEEMLELAACGAKVLHLRSVEYARRAGLPIRVRSSYSTNTGTMVTGSTEDQPVEQALITGVAHDRSEAKITAVGVPDEPGAAARIFETVAGAEINLDMIVQNVSTEGTGRTDISFTLPKADGPTAMAALSKVQEQVKFKGLLYDDHVGKVSLIGAGMRSHPGVAAGFFAALGEAGVNIEMISTSEIRVSVVCRDTDLDAAVRAVHEAFDLGGSEEAVVYAGTGR; encoded by the coding sequence GTGGCACTCGTGGTGCAGAAGTACGGCGGATCCTCCGTCGCCGACGCTGAGCGGATCAAGCGGGTGGCCGAACGGATCGTCGGTGCCCGCAAGGCCGGCGACGACGTGGTGGTCGTGGTCAGCGCGATGGGCGACACCACCGACGAGCTGCTGGACCTGGCCAACCAGGTCAGCCCGCTGCCGCCCGGCCGCGAACTCGACATGCTGCTCACCGCCGGTGAGCGCATCTCGATGGCGCTGGTCGCGATGGCGATCCACAACCTCGGGTACGAGGCACGCTCGTACACCGGATCGCAGGCCGGCGTGTTGACCACCTCGGTACACGGCCGGGCCCGGATCATCGACGTCACACCCGGCCGGCTGCGGGCGGCGCTCAACGAGGGTGCGGTGGCGATCGTCGCCGGCTTCCAGGGCGTCTCCCAGGACACCAAGGACATCACCACGCTGGGCCGGGGCGGTTCGGACACCACCGCCGTGGCGCTGGCGGCGGCGCTCGGGGCGGACGTCTGCGAGATCTACACGGACGTGGACGGCGTCTTCACCGCCGACCCGCGGATCGTTCCGAACGCCCGGCACATCAAGACCATCACCTATGAGGAGATGCTCGAACTTGCCGCGTGCGGAGCGAAGGTACTGCACCTGCGGAGCGTGGAGTATGCCCGTCGGGCGGGGTTGCCGATCCGCGTACGTTCGTCATACTCGACCAACACCGGAACCATGGTGACCGGATCGACGGAGGACCAACCCGTGGAGCAAGCACTTATCACCGGGGTCGCCCACGACCGGAGCGAGGCGAAGATCACTGCCGTCGGCGTTCCGGACGAGCCCGGAGCGGCCGCGCGGATCTTCGAAACGGTCGCCGGAGCCGAGATCAACCTGGACATGATCGTCCAGAACGTCTCCACCGAGGGCACCGGGCGGACCGACATCTCCTTCACCCTGCCGAAGGCCGACGGACCGACCGCGATGGCCGCGCTGAGCAAGGTCCAGGAGCAGGTCAAATTCAAGGGTCTGCTCTACGACGACCATGTCGGCAAGGTCTCGTTGATCGGTGCGGGCATGCGTTCGCATCCGGGCGTGGCGGCCGGCTTCTTCGCCGCGCTGGGCGAGGCCGGAGTCAACATCGAGATGATCTCCACGTCCGAGATCCGGGTCTCCGTGGTCTGCCGCGACACCGACCTCGACGCCGCGGTCCGGGCCGTGCACGAGGCCTTCGACCTCGGCGGTAGCGAGGAAGCGGTGGTCTACGCCGGGACCGGGAGGTAG
- a CDS encoding aspartate-semialdehyde dehydrogenase, producing MATLPTLAVVGATGAVGTVMCDLLSSRKNVWGEIRLIASPRSAGQTRMCRGEELTVQALRAEAFDGVDVAMFDVPDEVSAQWAPIAVSRGAVAVDNSAAFRTDRDVPLVVPEINPEQVRNRPKGIIANANCTTLTMIIAVAPLHREYGLRELVLASYQAVSGAGQVGVDTLHDQLSKIAGDRVLGSRPGNVRQAVGDDLGPFPAPMALNVVPWAGSLRDGGWSSEELKLRNESRKILGLPDLKVSATCVRVSVVTGHSVAVHAVFGTEVDAEGAREALRNAPGVILVDDPAAGEFPMPIDAVGTDPSWVGRIRRSIDDPRALDLFVTGDNLRKGAALNTAQIAELLAAEFIAAR from the coding sequence ATGGCGACACTCCCCACACTGGCGGTGGTCGGCGCGACCGGTGCCGTCGGCACGGTCATGTGCGACCTGCTCTCCTCGCGGAAGAACGTGTGGGGTGAGATCCGGCTGATCGCGTCGCCGCGCTCGGCCGGGCAGACGCGGATGTGCCGGGGCGAGGAGCTGACCGTCCAGGCGCTCCGCGCGGAGGCGTTCGACGGCGTGGACGTGGCGATGTTCGACGTGCCGGACGAGGTCTCCGCGCAGTGGGCGCCGATCGCGGTGTCCCGGGGTGCGGTGGCGGTGGACAACTCCGCCGCGTTCCGTACCGACAGGGACGTGCCGCTGGTGGTGCCGGAGATCAACCCGGAGCAGGTGCGCAACCGCCCCAAGGGCATCATCGCGAACGCCAACTGCACCACGCTCACCATGATCATCGCGGTCGCCCCGCTGCACCGCGAGTACGGGCTGCGCGAACTGGTGCTCGCGTCGTACCAGGCGGTGTCCGGGGCCGGACAGGTCGGCGTGGACACCCTGCACGACCAACTCTCCAAGATCGCCGGCGATCGGGTACTCGGCTCCCGCCCCGGCAACGTGCGGCAGGCGGTCGGCGACGATCTCGGCCCGTTCCCCGCCCCGATGGCGCTCAACGTGGTGCCCTGGGCCGGCTCGCTCCGGGACGGCGGATGGTCGTCCGAGGAGCTGAAACTGCGCAACGAGTCGCGCAAGATCCTCGGTCTGCCCGACCTGAAGGTCTCCGCCACCTGCGTACGGGTGTCGGTGGTGACCGGCCATTCGGTGGCCGTACACGCGGTCTTCGGAACCGAGGTCGACGCCGAGGGGGCGCGCGAGGCGCTGCGCAACGCGCCGGGGGTGATCCTGGTCGACGATCCGGCGGCCGGCGAGTTCCCGATGCCGATCGACGCGGTCGGCACCGACCCGTCCTGGGTGGGCCGGATCCGCCGGTCGATCGACGACCCCCGCGCGCTGGACCTCTTCGTCACCGGCGACAACCTGCGCAAGGGTGCGGCCCTCAATACCGCCCAGATCGCCGAACTCCTGGCCGCCGAGTTCATCGCCGCCCGCTGA